GAGTTGATTTCGCCCATGCAGCGCAGGTGCGAATCCTGCGGAACTGAGTTCTCTGACTTCGCGGAGGGAGTTTCTGAGATGTCGACGGTCGATCTCGACAGGGCCGAGACCGTCACTGTTCCGGAATCGGCCGTTGCCGATTCCAAGTCAGCCGACCCTCCCGAAGTCCTGGAGTTCGAGTGCCCGAGCTGCGGGAAGCCGGTGTCGGAGAACGACACTGAATGCCCCAACTGCGGGGCCAGGTTCGCCTGAAC
This Candidatus Thermoplasmatota archaeon DNA region includes the following protein-coding sequences:
- a CDS encoding zinc ribbon domain-containing protein, which produces MDKEPLPVFVFGCVTCGKTVAGTEKSCPRCGASFEDVKFECPFCGELISPMQRRCESCGTEFSDFAEGVSEMSTVDLDRAETVTVPESAVADSKSADPPEVLEFECPSCGKPVSENDTECPNCGARFA